The proteins below are encoded in one region of Epinephelus lanceolatus isolate andai-2023 chromosome 7, ASM4190304v1, whole genome shotgun sequence:
- the LOC144463807 gene encoding protocadherin alpha-C2-like, translating to MALQSHHCSRRGYVSVFLFIAAMMTTVSTVTHYSVPEEMEEGSVVANLATDLGLDVKTLNKRKMRVDVVGNKKYLDINKDTGELFILERIDREFLCPLKTATSCFLRLDASIENPVRMFNIEVEITDINDNAPHFRRGTMHLDISESSPVGERFSLNNAGDPDVGTNSVKNYHLSSSEHFSIEIQTGRDGTKFADLILKKALDREQQAVHNLILTAVDGGAPTRTGTASIIVRVLDVNDNAPSFNKDKYAVDVMENSPIGSLIIKLNATDLDEGSNSEIVYSYSLYTSERTQQMFNLNPENGEIRVKEMINYEDVKLYEMEVIASDKGPNSLSGQCKLTIQVTDMNDNHPEISIKSFQSPIKENEPIDTVIAVVSVSDKDSGDNGVVDLHIPDNMPFKLRESSDNYYELVVSEPLDREKVPEYDVTFTVTDRGSPPLSDNETMTLELLDVNDNVPQFPQSFYTIRVMENNAPGALLSSLTAFDPDLHENQYLVYFILEKEIANTSMSMLFSINPENGNLYALKTFDYEIEKEFLFHIEARDSGSPPLSSNIMVHIIIVDQNDNAPVIVSPWRAHGSVVEEKIPRSTDKGSLVAKVIALDTDSVHNSRITYQFLQVTDATLFSLDQYNGEIRTMRMFSYRDPRHQRLVVVAKDNGEPALSATVTIKLSTMETAVKAYSDMTEVPLEYDIFSDLNLYLVIGLGSVSFLLLITILVTIVLKCQKPKPSKAAPPCRNSVISERNSTIADSTLVSNDAYWYSLFLAETRKGKLVVRQPVPKGSRYIVSSIPRGTGLTDTSDSAPSTLQV from the coding sequence TAACAAAGACACAGGAGAGCTGTTTATTCTGGAAAGGATAGACAGAGAGTTTTTATGCCCATTGAAGACAGCTACGTCGTGCTTTTTACGTTTAGATGCTTCAATTGAAAATCCAGTACGAATGTTTAATATTGAGGTGGAAATCACGGATATTAACGACAACGCGCCTCATTTTCGAAGAGGAACGATGCATCTGGACATCTCTGAATCGAGCCCCGTTGGAGAGAGATTCTCATTAAATAATGCTGGCGACCCAGATGTTGGAACAAACTCTGTTAAAAATTACCATCTGAGCTCAAGTGAACATTTCTCTATTGAAATTCAGACCGGTAGAGATGGTACAAAGTTTGCTGATTTGATTCTGAAAAAAGCTTTAGACAGAGAGCAGCAGGCTGTTCATAATCTAATACtgactgctgtggatgggggcgcGCCCACGCGCACAGGTACAGCCAGCATCATTGTTCGTGTGCTTGATGTCAACGACAACGCCCCTTCATTTAATAAAGACAAATACGCTGTAGATGTGATGGAAAACTCCCCGATTGGCAGTCTAATAATAAAACTTAACGCCACTGATTTAGATGAAGGGTCAAATTCTGAAATAGTTTATTCATATAGTTTATATACATCAGAGAGAACACAACAGATGTTTAACTTGAATCCAGAAAATGGTGAAATCAGAGTGAAAGAGATGATAAATTATGAAGATGTTAAACTTTATGAAATGGAGGTTATAGCCAGTGATAAGGGGCCTAACTCCTTATCTGGACAGTGTAAACTGACAATACAGGTGACAGATATGAATGATAATCATCCAGAAATATCCATCAAATCATTTCAGAGTCCTATAAAAGAAAACGAACCGATAGACACAGTGATAGCAGTAGTTAGTGTCAGTGATAAAGACTCAGGTGACAATGGAGTGGTTGATCTTCATATTCCAGATAATATGCCTTTCAAACTGAGGGAATCCTCTGATAACTATTATGAATTAGTAGTGTCAGAGCCATTAGACCGCGAGAAGGTCCCAGAATATGACGTCACTTTCACGGTGACAGACAGAGGTTCTCCTCCTTTATCTGACAATGAAACTATGACGTTAGAGCTGCTGGATGTTAATGACAATGTTCCACAGTTCCCTCAGTCATTTTATACTATCCGTGTGATGGAGAATAACGCACCTGGAGCCTTGCTCAGTTCACTCACTGCGTTTGACCCTGACCTCCATGAAAACCAGTATCTAGTTTATTTCATCCTAGAGAAGGAGATAGCCAACACCTCCATGTCCATGCTGTTCTCCATCAACCCAGAGAACGGGAATCTTTACGCACTGAAAACTTTTGACTATGAGATCGAGAAGGAGTTTCTTTTCCACATCGAGGCCAGAGACTCTGGCTCTCCTCCACTCAGCAGCAACATCATGGTCCACATCATCATTGTGGACCAGAATGACAACGCTCCGGTCATTGTGTCTCCGTGGCGCGCGCACGGCTCGGTGGTGGAGGAAAAGATCCCCAGATCCACCGATAAAGGCTCTCTGGTTGCCAAGGTGATAGCCTTAGACACCGACTCGGTGCACAACTCTCGGATTACCTACCAGTTTCTACAGGTGACTGACGCCACCTTGTTCAGTCTGGACCAATACAACGGAGAGATCCGGACTATGAGGATGTTCAGTTACAGAGATCCGCGTCACCAGAGACTGGTTGTTGTTGCCAAGGACAACGGGGAGCCTGCTCTCTCTGCTACAGTCACCATCAAGCTGTCCACGATGGAGACTGCCGTTAAGGCCTACTCTGACATGACTGAGGTGCCTCTGGAATATGACATCTTCTCAGACCTCAACCTGTATTTGGTCATCGGTCTGGGCTCGGTGTCATTTCTCCTGCTCATCACCATATTGGTCACCATCGTGCTCAAGTGTCAGAAACCCAAGCCCAGCAAAGCGGCTCCTCCCTGCAGGAACAGTGTGATCAGTGAGAGGAACTCCACCATCGCAGATTCCACTCTGGTCTCCAACGATGCCTACTGGTACAGTCTGTTTCTAGCAGAGACCAGGAAAGGAAAGCTGGTGGTTAGACAGCCTGTGCCAAAGGGCTCCAGATACATCGTGTCCAGTATACCGAGAGGGACAGGACTCACAGACACTAGTGACTCAGCACCATCCACTCTGCAGGtatga